From a single Alloactinosynnema sp. L-07 genomic region:
- a CDS encoding phage tail sheath subtilisin-like domain-containing protein translates to MASSYLAPGVYMEEVSSGSRPIEAVGTAVAAFVGFAERGPLHEPVLVTNWTQFKTNFGDFVEGYYLAHAVYGYFQNGGGVAYVVRVGGAGAEGNGHTDGQIVSVPMAELPGAAGGGLTITARAAEAADLAVEVAPASEEGEDVFKLVVKKAGQPVETFDNVSTRRGPNNVATVVRQQSKLISVEETKGKALSVPKTGEIALAAPPSVPAKVDAKEYVGNSADRTGFGGLEALDEVTMLCVPDLMAALERGALTMEDVKAVQLAMIAHCELMADRVAILDTPPGLKAQEVKDWRMDFAGYDSKYAALYWPWIKVADPVAGKQVFVPPSGHMAGIWARNDSSRGVHKAPANEVIRGAVTLELNITKGEHDLLNPIAVNCIRSFRGQGIRVWGARTLSSDPEWRYLNVRRLFNYVEKSILQGTNWVVFEPNDPKLWDSVKRTVTMFLRRVWRDGALFGRTPAEAFFVKCDEENNPPENRDVGILTVEIGIAPVKPAEFVVFRISQFAEGAGLEE, encoded by the coding sequence ATGGCCAGCAGCTATCTCGCGCCCGGCGTGTATATGGAGGAGGTCTCCTCCGGCTCGCGGCCCATCGAGGCCGTGGGCACCGCCGTGGCCGCCTTTGTCGGGTTCGCTGAGCGCGGACCCCTGCACGAGCCCGTCCTGGTGACCAACTGGACGCAGTTCAAGACCAACTTCGGCGACTTCGTCGAGGGCTACTACCTGGCCCACGCCGTCTACGGCTACTTCCAGAACGGCGGCGGCGTCGCCTATGTCGTCCGGGTCGGGGGCGCGGGCGCCGAGGGCAACGGCCACACCGACGGGCAGATCGTGTCGGTGCCGATGGCCGAGCTGCCGGGCGCCGCGGGCGGCGGCCTGACGATCACCGCGCGCGCCGCCGAGGCCGCGGACCTTGCCGTGGAGGTCGCGCCCGCCAGCGAGGAGGGCGAGGACGTCTTCAAGCTGGTCGTCAAGAAGGCCGGCCAGCCGGTCGAGACGTTCGACAACGTCAGCACCCGGCGCGGCCCGAACAACGTGGCCACCGTGGTGCGGCAGCAGTCGAAGCTGATCTCGGTGGAGGAGACCAAGGGCAAGGCGCTCAGCGTGCCGAAGACCGGTGAGATCGCGCTGGCCGCGCCGCCGTCGGTGCCCGCGAAGGTCGACGCCAAGGAGTACGTCGGCAACTCCGCCGACCGCACCGGGTTCGGCGGCTTGGAGGCGCTCGACGAGGTCACCATGCTGTGCGTGCCCGACCTGATGGCCGCCCTGGAGCGCGGCGCGCTGACCATGGAGGACGTCAAGGCCGTGCAGCTGGCCATGATCGCGCACTGCGAGCTGATGGCCGACCGAGTGGCCATTTTGGACACTCCGCCGGGGCTCAAGGCGCAGGAGGTCAAGGACTGGCGGATGGACTTCGCCGGGTACGACTCCAAGTACGCCGCGCTCTACTGGCCGTGGATCAAGGTGGCCGACCCGGTCGCGGGCAAGCAGGTGTTCGTCCCGCCGAGCGGGCACATGGCAGGCATCTGGGCGCGCAACGACTCCAGCCGCGGTGTCCACAAAGCACCGGCGAACGAGGTCATCCGCGGCGCGGTGACGCTGGAACTCAACATCACCAAGGGTGAGCACGACCTGCTCAACCCGATCGCGGTCAACTGCATCCGGTCCTTCCGCGGCCAGGGCATCCGGGTCTGGGGCGCGCGCACGCTGTCCAGCGACCCGGAGTGGCGCTACCTCAACGTCCGCAGGCTCTTCAACTACGTCGAGAAGTCGATCCTGCAGGGCACCAACTGGGTGGTCTTCGAGCCCAACGACCCGAAGCTGTGGGACTCGGTCAAGCGCACCGTGACGATGTTCCTGCGCCGCGTGTGGCGCGACGGAGCGCTGTTCGGGCGCACCCCGGCCGAGGCGTTCTTCGTCAAGTGCGACGAGGAGAACAACCCCCCGGAGAACCGTGACGTCGGCATTCTGACCGTCGAGATCGGCATCGCCCCGGTCAAGCCCGCCGAGTTCGTCGTATTCCGCATCTCGCAGTTCGCCGAGGGCGCGGGTCTCGAAGAATAA
- a CDS encoding Pvc16 family protein, whose amino-acid sequence MIPEVDDALCQLLGRSLPEGTAVRLDPPKPTWQTERPSKVIDLFLFGLHGDPRGRESGFDQTRDDRGAVIARREPVRRCVLSYLVTARAPKVSEEHLLLDLALRTMIFADAIPPDCLSGTLTEAAVFLSISPDAPGDLWSSLGMPARAAFIASVSAPYVAADDTDIAPPAEKMALRSNQDVPGKLAPAGDKRWVRT is encoded by the coding sequence GTGATCCCCGAGGTCGACGACGCGCTGTGCCAACTGCTGGGCCGCAGCCTGCCCGAGGGCACCGCGGTCCGACTCGACCCGCCGAAGCCGACCTGGCAGACCGAACGCCCGTCGAAGGTCATCGACCTGTTCCTCTTCGGCCTCCACGGCGACCCCCGCGGCCGCGAGTCCGGCTTCGACCAAACCCGAGACGACCGCGGCGCCGTCATCGCCCGCCGCGAACCCGTCCGCCGATGCGTCCTGTCCTATCTGGTCACCGCGCGGGCGCCGAAGGTCAGCGAGGAACACCTGCTCCTGGACCTGGCCCTGCGCACCATGATCTTCGCCGACGCCATCCCGCCAGACTGTCTAAGTGGGACGCTCACCGAAGCGGCGGTGTTCCTGTCCATCTCCCCGGACGCCCCGGGAGACCTGTGGAGCAGTCTGGGAATGCCCGCCAGGGCTGCGTTCATCGCCTCCGTGAGCGCGCCTTATGTGGCCGCCGACGACACCGACATCGCGCCTCCCGCCGAGAAGATGGCCCTTCGGTCCAATCAGGACGTGCCGGGGAAGCTGGCGCCCGCGGGTGACAAACGCTGGGTGCGCACATGA
- a CDS encoding GNAT family N-acetyltransferase produces MDTTATPTTWRLRVRIDDRPGTLARVTTRLAARDCNVLGLSVLPVPGGVIDELVVNTPAGVEPASLIDDIRAEGGRCVGITRADLRQMVDRTTAALRAAGSAMRDPGSTAESVRTLLGADSVSIVDAGTVHGDEGGHLAVLALSEEATLVARRGWAPFTEVELARMAAFVDVLTAGATSAAAPTAVITRTGAGVVLRDGTPGDAEAVSDLHARCSAQTLFARYHAGLRTLPRRWLHRLLQPPRGRTLLAVSGTEVIGMAQLIRTNDPAEAEISLLVEDGWQKQGLGTAMIARLGQIARAGGHRRMIAWCLMSEVGFERAAAASGLPVSIRHEDSMLRVALSVEQARVSSAERDFVAK; encoded by the coding sequence ATGGACACCACCGCTACCCCAACGACCTGGCGCCTGCGGGTTCGCATCGACGACCGGCCGGGCACGCTCGCGCGCGTCACCACGCGGTTGGCGGCGCGGGACTGCAACGTGCTCGGGCTCTCGGTGCTGCCGGTGCCCGGCGGCGTCATCGACGAACTTGTGGTCAACACACCCGCCGGGGTCGAGCCAGCCTCGCTGATCGACGACATCCGGGCCGAGGGCGGCCGGTGCGTCGGCATCACCAGGGCCGACCTGCGCCAGATGGTCGACCGGACCACCGCCGCGCTGCGCGCCGCCGGTTCGGCGATGCGGGATCCGGGGTCGACCGCCGAGTCGGTGCGCACGCTGCTTGGCGCGGACTCGGTCAGCATCGTGGACGCGGGGACGGTCCATGGCGACGAGGGCGGGCACCTCGCGGTGCTCGCCCTGTCCGAGGAGGCCACGCTGGTGGCCCGACGGGGGTGGGCCCCGTTCACCGAGGTCGAGCTGGCCAGGATGGCCGCCTTCGTGGACGTGCTGACCGCCGGTGCCACCAGCGCGGCCGCCCCGACCGCCGTCATCACGCGCACCGGTGCGGGCGTCGTCCTGCGCGACGGCACGCCCGGCGACGCCGAGGCGGTGTCCGACCTGCATGCCCGGTGCTCGGCGCAGACGCTTTTCGCCCGGTACCACGCGGGCCTGCGCACGCTGCCCCGCCGCTGGCTGCACCGGCTGCTGCAGCCGCCCCGGGGGCGGACGCTGCTCGCGGTGAGCGGGACCGAGGTCATCGGCATGGCGCAGCTCATCCGCACCAACGACCCGGCCGAGGCGGAGATCTCGCTGCTGGTCGAGGACGGCTGGCAGAAACAGGGCCTGGGCACGGCGATGATCGCCCGGCTCGGTCAGATCGCCCGCGCGGGCGGTCACCGGCGGATGATCGCGTGGTGCCTGATGTCGGAGGTCGGCTTCGAGCGGGCGGCAGCCGCGTCCGGGCTGCCGGTGTCGATCCGGCACGAGGACAGCATGCTGCGCGTCGCGCTGTCGGTGGAGCAGGCGCGGGTCTCCAGCGCGGAACGCGACTTCGTGGCGAAGTGA
- a CDS encoding phage tail protein, with amino-acid sequence MAAGLSSSQPNDALTAARFSITIDGYEIASFSELQGITTEVEPVELMESTDKEVVLKKLPGKTKPATLVLKRGKNSSMELWAWHEAVLMGDIVAARKSCSLIMYGTDGKPVARYHLEHAWPSKLEIGALKAGSSEVLMETVTIVSERIQRVSV; translated from the coding sequence ATGGCCGCAGGCCTGAGCTCAAGCCAGCCGAACGACGCGCTGACCGCCGCCCGCTTCTCGATCACCATCGACGGCTACGAGATCGCCTCGTTCTCCGAACTGCAGGGCATCACCACCGAGGTCGAGCCGGTCGAGCTGATGGAGTCGACCGACAAGGAGGTCGTGCTCAAGAAGCTGCCGGGCAAGACCAAGCCCGCCACCCTGGTGCTCAAGCGCGGCAAGAACTCCAGCATGGAGCTGTGGGCGTGGCATGAGGCCGTGCTCATGGGCGACATCGTCGCCGCCCGCAAGAGCTGCTCGCTGATCATGTACGGCACCGACGGCAAGCCGGTCGCCCGGTACCACCTCGAACACGCCTGGCCGTCGAAGCTGGAGATCGGCGCCTTGAAGGCAGGGTCAAGCGAGGTGCTGATGGAGACGGTCACCATCGTGTCCGAGCGCATCCAGCGTGTGTCCGTATGA
- a CDS encoding succinic semialdehyde dehydrogenase — protein MSTATTTNTLGAVPGAPTIVRATSLIDRAVTGTAPTTVQMLAPFTGLPLASLPQIDDPDVRRAFARARVAQAEWATTPVGQRQRVFLKLHDLLLERQDEVLDLMQVETGKSRLDAYDEVAVTAMTAAYYGRKAAKLLAPRRKAGALPVFTRTTQVRHPKGVVAMISPWNYPLALTGMDAIPALIAGNALVQKPDNQTALTALWLNELAEEAGLPADVWQIVLGRGSKIGTALIEEGDYLGFTGSTETGKSLAAKAAALLTSYSMELGGKNPMIVLPDADIDRTAAGAVTACFSSAGQLCVSVERIYVHDSVRDSFTEAFVAKTRALKLGTELTYSADLGSLTSAEQLETISTHVEDARAKGATVLAGGKARPEVGPLFYEPTILTDVRNGMTLYKEETFGPVVSIYGYSDESEAIHQANATRYGLNASVWTRNRRAGERVAARIHAGTVNVNDGYGAAFGSLDAPMGGMGDSGVGRRNGEEGLTKYTETQTIAAQRVVPLRPWKGVPAKAWTKALTIGLKALKRLPR, from the coding sequence ATGAGCACCGCAACGACCACGAACACTCTCGGCGCGGTGCCCGGCGCCCCCACCATTGTCCGGGCCACCAGCCTGATCGACCGCGCGGTCACCGGCACCGCGCCGACCACGGTCCAGATGCTGGCCCCGTTCACCGGTCTGCCGCTGGCCAGCCTCCCGCAGATCGATGACCCCGATGTGCGCCGGGCCTTCGCCCGGGCCAGGGTCGCCCAGGCCGAGTGGGCCACCACGCCGGTGGGGCAGCGGCAGCGGGTGTTCCTCAAGCTGCACGACCTGCTGTTGGAACGCCAGGACGAGGTGCTCGACCTGATGCAGGTGGAGACCGGCAAGTCGCGGCTCGACGCCTACGACGAGGTCGCCGTCACCGCGATGACCGCGGCCTACTACGGCCGCAAGGCGGCCAAGCTGCTCGCGCCGCGGCGCAAGGCGGGCGCGCTGCCGGTGTTCACCCGGACCACTCAGGTGCGCCACCCCAAGGGCGTCGTGGCGATGATCTCGCCGTGGAACTACCCGCTGGCGCTGACCGGCATGGACGCGATCCCCGCGCTCATCGCGGGCAACGCGCTGGTGCAGAAGCCGGACAACCAGACCGCGCTGACAGCCCTGTGGCTCAACGAGCTGGCCGAGGAGGCGGGCCTGCCCGCCGACGTGTGGCAGATCGTGCTCGGCCGCGGCTCCAAGATCGGCACCGCGCTGATCGAGGAAGGCGACTACCTGGGCTTCACCGGCTCCACCGAGACCGGCAAGAGCCTGGCCGCCAAGGCCGCCGCCCTGCTGACCAGCTACTCGATGGAACTCGGCGGCAAGAACCCGATGATCGTCCTCCCGGACGCCGACATCGACCGCACGGCGGCGGGCGCGGTCACCGCGTGCTTCTCGTCGGCCGGGCAGCTGTGTGTGTCGGTGGAGCGGATCTACGTGCACGACAGCGTGCGCGATTCGTTCACCGAGGCTTTCGTCGCCAAGACGCGGGCGTTGAAGCTGGGCACCGAGCTGACCTACTCGGCGGACTTGGGCTCGCTGACGTCGGCTGAGCAGTTGGAGACGATCAGCACTCACGTCGAGGACGCGCGAGCCAAGGGCGCCACGGTCCTGGCGGGCGGCAAGGCGCGGCCGGAGGTCGGACCGCTGTTCTACGAGCCGACGATCCTGACTGACGTGCGCAACGGGATGACGCTGTACAAGGAGGAGACCTTCGGCCCGGTGGTCTCGATCTACGGCTACAGCGACGAATCCGAGGCCATCCACCAGGCCAACGCGACCCGGTACGGGTTGAACGCGAGCGTGTGGACACGGAATCGACGCGCGGGGGAACGGGTCGCGGCGCGGATTCACGCCGGGACCGTGAACGTCAATGACGGCTATGGGGCGGCGTTCGGCAGTCTTGACGCGCCCATGGGCGGTATGGGGGACTCCGGGGTTGGGCGGCGCAATGGTGAGGAAGGGCTGACGAAGTACACGGAAACGCAGACGATCGCGGCTCAGCGAGTGGTGCCGCTGCGGCCGTGGAAGGGCGTTCCCGCCAAGGCTTGGACGAAGGCGTTGACGATCGGCCTGAAGGCCC
- a CDS encoding DUF6760 family protein: MTYAPDRLWEEVAYVAYYLHWTFDSILDLEHPVRDRLITEIGRIHSRLDE; this comes from the coding sequence GTGACGTACGCGCCCGACCGACTGTGGGAGGAGGTCGCGTACGTCGCCTACTACCTGCACTGGACGTTCGACTCGATCCTCGACCTCGAACACCCGGTGCGCGACCGGCTGATCACCGAGATCGGCCGAATCCACAGCAGACTCGACGAATGA
- a CDS encoding PAAR domain-containing protein, with protein MSFAAKQGDKVIATDTHILMVPSPGGPVPTPTPLPFVGTITGGCSTNVMIGGMPAAVTGSTVTNSPPHICPPPATFQVPPTNQGTVLKGSGTVLINNKPAARNGDKVNTCNDPTPLPKGSIIAAGTVIIGG; from the coding sequence ATGAGCTTCGCGGCCAAACAGGGCGACAAGGTCATCGCCACCGACACCCACATCCTCATGGTCCCCTCCCCCGGCGGCCCGGTGCCCACCCCCACCCCGCTGCCGTTCGTCGGCACGATCACCGGCGGCTGCAGCACCAATGTGATGATCGGCGGCATGCCCGCGGCGGTCACTGGAAGCACGGTGACGAACTCGCCGCCGCACATCTGTCCTCCCCCAGCGACTTTTCAGGTGCCGCCAACCAACCAGGGCACAGTGTTGAAAGGCAGCGGCACTGTCCTGATCAACAACAAACCCGCCGCACGCAACGGCGACAAGGTCAACACCTGCAACGACCCAACACCGCTGCCCAAGGGCTCGATCATCGCCGCGGGCACAGTGATCATCGGCGGCTGA